In Woeseia oceani, one DNA window encodes the following:
- a CDS encoding ArsR/SmtB family transcription factor codes for MTKKMDIDTMRENAGRASSLLGAMANEKRLLILCQLFERECSVGELAEALEVRPSTVSQHLALLRKDGFVNPRRDAQTLYYSLAGDEARAVLNTLHSLYCEPQPAEQ; via the coding sequence ATGACGAAGAAGATGGACATCGACACCATGCGCGAGAACGCGGGACGAGCGAGCTCACTACTTGGCGCAATGGCGAACGAAAAACGCCTGCTGATTCTGTGCCAGCTGTTTGAGAGAGAATGCTCGGTTGGCGAACTTGCAGAAGCACTGGAAGTACGGCCATCAACCGTTTCACAGCATCTCGCTCTGCTGCGAAAGGACGGCTTCGTCAACCCTCGCCGCGATGCGCAAACCCTCTACTATTCGTTGGCCGGTGATGAAGCGCGTGCGGTACTTAATACACTGCACTCGCTGTACTGCGAGCCACAACCCGCCGAGCAATAA
- a CDS encoding TolC family protein, whose product MTEVFARWLLCATLILALTSPAQATETLSDAWTAALTSHQQLAAAEAEREAAHFGLASARAERMPRLDVSGGYTQLDSAPRFSFGDNFVSPRIFSGDNFSMANAQVSLPLYTSGAVSRGIDAARSQADAASGQVDAVRADVKLGAAVHYIAVLRNERALTVARANVAMLESHTADAENRFNIGDVARNDYLAASVQLADARQRELRAENQLELAQATYNRFLGRPQGTTVALDPLLNVTALLPSLNNLDQLLGIALEQRAEIDSIAARADALQAQAAAERARSRPQLMLISNYTRLETAVLADDEFWMVGLAVSWNPFDAGRNSNRVAAIRRQAQAVNHRLSDMSADIQLEVRSAWLDAQEAEQRIQVAEAAVIQAEENLRVARDRYKAGAGTNTEVLGAQALMEQALNNIDGANFDAALAKLRLARASGQL is encoded by the coding sequence ATGACTGAAGTATTCGCAAGGTGGCTGCTGTGCGCCACGTTAATACTTGCGTTGACCTCACCCGCCCAGGCAACGGAGACACTCTCCGATGCCTGGACGGCGGCGCTCACTTCGCACCAGCAACTTGCCGCTGCAGAAGCCGAGCGGGAAGCCGCCCACTTCGGACTCGCGAGTGCACGCGCCGAGCGCATGCCGCGGCTGGACGTATCGGGTGGCTACACGCAACTCGACAGTGCACCGCGTTTTTCGTTTGGCGATAACTTTGTCTCTCCGCGTATTTTCTCCGGCGATAACTTCAGTATGGCGAACGCGCAGGTCAGCCTGCCGCTCTACACCAGTGGTGCGGTGAGTCGCGGTATCGACGCCGCCCGCTCGCAAGCTGACGCCGCCAGTGGCCAGGTTGACGCTGTTCGTGCCGACGTAAAACTCGGCGCGGCAGTGCACTACATCGCGGTGCTGCGCAACGAACGGGCACTAACCGTCGCGCGCGCCAACGTTGCAATGCTGGAAAGCCACACTGCGGATGCAGAAAATCGGTTCAATATTGGTGACGTTGCGCGCAATGATTATCTGGCAGCGAGTGTGCAGCTGGCAGACGCGCGGCAACGCGAACTGCGCGCCGAGAACCAGCTCGAACTCGCACAAGCCACCTACAACCGTTTCCTTGGCAGACCGCAGGGTACGACGGTGGCGCTCGATCCCCTTCTCAACGTGACAGCGTTGCTGCCCTCGTTGAACAACCTCGACCAACTGCTCGGCATCGCTCTCGAACAACGGGCCGAGATAGACAGCATAGCCGCGCGGGCTGACGCCCTGCAGGCACAGGCGGCCGCGGAACGTGCACGCTCGCGGCCGCAACTGATGCTGATCAGCAATTACACCCGGCTTGAAACGGCAGTGCTGGCTGACGACGAGTTCTGGATGGTCGGGCTGGCCGTAAGCTGGAACCCTTTTGATGCCGGCCGCAACAGCAACCGTGTGGCGGCTATTCGTCGTCAGGCACAGGCTGTCAATCACCGCCTGAGTGATATGTCGGCGGATATTCAGCTTGAGGTGCGTAGCGCATGGCTCGATGCGCAGGAAGCAGAGCAACGCATCCAGGTCGCTGAAGCCGCCGTAATCCAGGCCGAGGAAAACCTTCGCGTCGCGCGGGACCGCTATAAAGCCGGTGCTGGCACCAACACGGAAGTACTCGGCGCACAAGCATTAATGGAGCAGGCTCTGAACAACATCGACGGTGCGAACTTTGATGCCGCACTGGCAAAATTGCGACTGGCCCGCGCGAGCGGTCAGTTGTGA
- a CDS encoding NAD(P)/FAD-dependent oxidoreductase → MSHVVVLGAGTGGVPAAYELRDKLGTDHEVTLINERPNFQFVPSNPWIAVGWRESKDITVDLELRLAKHGINFISELAMSIDAKEKFLTLADDTRVDYDYLVITTGPKLAFDEIPGLGPDNGHTHSICALDHSLTAWTAYQKFLDNPGPIVVGAVQGASCFGPAYEFILTLDADLRKRKLRDKVPMTFVTSEPYIGHMGLGGVGDSKGIMESEFRQHHIKWHTNASVKSVEAGNMHLTLHDDAGKESGEETVPFKFSMMLPAFRGVDAVAGVEGLCNPRGFVLIDEFQRNPTYPSIYSAGVCVAIPPVEKTPVPTGAPKTGYMIESMVSAIVENITEDMAGKTLSHKATWNAICLADMGDTGVAFVALPQIPPRNVTWAKKGKWVHVAKIAFEKYFLHKVRSGNVDPVYERYVLKALGIERLAPKRGDD, encoded by the coding sequence ATGAGTCATGTTGTAGTGCTTGGAGCAGGAACCGGCGGCGTACCGGCCGCGTACGAGCTCCGCGATAAATTGGGTACGGACCACGAGGTCACCCTGATCAACGAACGTCCAAACTTCCAGTTCGTACCGTCCAACCCATGGATCGCGGTTGGCTGGCGCGAGTCGAAAGACATCACCGTTGATCTCGAACTACGACTCGCAAAACACGGCATCAATTTTATCTCTGAACTCGCAATGTCCATCGACGCCAAGGAAAAATTCCTGACGCTCGCGGACGATACGCGTGTTGACTACGATTACCTGGTCATCACGACCGGCCCTAAGCTGGCCTTCGATGAAATTCCCGGCCTCGGCCCCGACAACGGCCATACTCATTCCATCTGCGCCCTCGACCACTCGCTAACCGCGTGGACTGCGTACCAGAAATTTCTCGACAACCCCGGCCCTATCGTAGTCGGTGCTGTACAGGGTGCGAGCTGTTTCGGCCCCGCCTACGAATTCATCCTGACGCTCGACGCCGATCTTCGTAAACGCAAGCTGCGCGACAAGGTGCCCATGACCTTCGTCACCAGCGAACCGTACATCGGCCACATGGGTCTAGGCGGCGTTGGCGATTCGAAAGGCATCATGGAAAGCGAATTCCGCCAGCACCACATCAAGTGGCATACCAACGCCAGCGTGAAATCTGTCGAAGCCGGCAACATGCACCTGACCTTGCATGACGACGCTGGCAAAGAAAGCGGCGAGGAAACCGTGCCGTTTAAGTTCTCGATGATGCTGCCCGCATTTAGGGGTGTCGATGCGGTCGCGGGCGTCGAGGGTTTGTGTAACCCGCGCGGCTTCGTGCTGATCGATGAATTCCAGCGTAACCCGACCTACCCGTCCATTTACTCGGCCGGCGTTTGTGTTGCAATTCCGCCTGTTGAGAAAACACCGGTCCCAACGGGTGCACCAAAGACCGGTTACATGATCGAATCGATGGTCTCAGCAATCGTTGAGAACATCACCGAGGACATGGCCGGCAAAACCCTTTCGCACAAAGCCACCTGGAATGCGATCTGCCTGGCTGACATGGGTGATACCGGTGTGGCATTCGTCGCCCTGCCGCAAATTCCGCCACGCAATGTCACGTGGGCCAAGAAAGGTAAGTGGGTGCATGTCGCGAAGATCGCCTTTGAAAAGTACTTTCTGCACAAGGTTCGCTCCGGCAACGTCGATCCCGTGTACGAACGCTACGTCCTGAAAGCCCTCGGTATTGAGCGCCTGGCGCCAAAACGCGGCGATGACTGA
- a CDS encoding YgaP family membrane protein produces MSLERSVTAFAGFMVLLSLVLTYWVHPLFVWLTAFVGANLLQSAFTGFCPAAIVMRKMGIRSDREQAAATR; encoded by the coding sequence ATGTCTCTCGAACGATCCGTTACGGCGTTTGCCGGTTTTATGGTGCTGTTGTCATTGGTCCTGACCTACTGGGTACATCCTCTGTTCGTCTGGCTGACAGCATTTGTCGGCGCCAATCTGTTGCAGAGTGCGTTCACCGGGTTCTGTCCGGCTGCCATTGTTATGCGCAAGATGGGCATTCGCAGTGATCGTGAGCAGGCGGCGGCTACGCGGTAA
- a CDS encoding Tll0287-like domain-containing protein — translation MNKFSSDAAAVVLILALAAGLSSAQEPAETVESALTESRVLVKRFADELQTALINAMAEGGPQRAITVCKDIAPEIASRLSRESGAAVGRTSLRLRNPQNLPREWQEPVLQDFDAKAAAGSEALALDHFSAADNSNGARYMKAIPTGGLCLACHGTELAPEVRELLNTQYPHDRATGYTTGEVRGAFSVVWPREEDVKAISE, via the coding sequence GTGAACAAGTTTTCGAGCGACGCCGCGGCAGTTGTATTGATTCTGGCGCTGGCGGCTGGCCTGTCATCGGCACAAGAGCCAGCGGAGACTGTTGAGTCGGCACTTACCGAGAGCAGGGTGTTGGTCAAGCGCTTTGCCGACGAGTTGCAAACCGCCCTGATTAACGCGATGGCCGAGGGCGGGCCGCAACGGGCAATCACGGTCTGCAAAGACATTGCACCGGAAATAGCCTCGCGATTATCACGTGAGTCGGGCGCGGCCGTTGGCCGTACCAGTCTGCGCTTGCGCAACCCGCAAAACCTGCCGCGCGAGTGGCAGGAGCCGGTACTGCAGGATTTTGACGCGAAAGCGGCGGCCGGCAGTGAGGCGTTGGCACTCGATCATTTCAGCGCTGCCGACAACAGCAATGGTGCGCGTTACATGAAGGCCATACCAACGGGCGGGCTGTGCCTGGCCTGTCATGGCACTGAGCTGGCACCGGAAGTACGTGAGCTGCTGAATACGCAGTACCCGCACGATCGTGCGACCGGCTACACCACCGGTGAGGTTCGCGGTGCGTTCAGTGTGGTTTGGCCGCGGGAAGAGGATGTGAAGGCGATCAGTGAGTGA
- a CDS encoding NUDIX hydrolase, whose translation MTTTQADTVVNLLGVIVAVTDQIPRILVADGGHDRALPSGPFDPKANASLEEGFRRMIEAQAGLDLNYVEQLYTFGNRYRTEDEMRGGPRTLSVAYVALAHEEELLTGGTRWVDLYEHLPWEDWRDGRPAMLDTIVEPRLKKWCSRTSKREIKHKRTERVNVSFGYPGAAELDAVLTLERLELLYDSGILAESDRDTRILANEPLAPLPTDIGVPMSCDHRRVLATALGRIRGKLAYRPVVFELLPGEFTLFQLQQVAEALSGAHLHKQNFRRLVMNADLVEAIGRTVAVGRGRPAELFRFRREVLGEKLTVGLSRPTLREE comes from the coding sequence ATGACCACTACCCAAGCTGACACTGTCGTCAATCTGCTCGGCGTTATAGTCGCCGTAACAGACCAGATACCGCGCATCCTGGTTGCCGACGGCGGCCATGACAGAGCACTCCCCAGCGGCCCGTTCGACCCGAAGGCGAACGCCAGTCTGGAAGAAGGATTTCGGCGAATGATCGAAGCTCAAGCCGGGCTCGATCTGAATTACGTAGAACAGCTCTACACGTTTGGCAACCGATACAGAACCGAGGACGAAATGCGAGGAGGACCTCGCACACTGTCGGTAGCCTACGTAGCTCTCGCCCACGAAGAGGAGTTACTGACAGGCGGAACTCGCTGGGTTGACTTGTATGAGCACCTGCCGTGGGAAGATTGGCGCGATGGTCGTCCGGCAATGCTGGATACAATAGTTGAGCCGCGCCTCAAGAAATGGTGCTCACGTACTTCGAAGCGGGAAATCAAGCACAAGCGGACTGAGCGGGTCAATGTCAGTTTCGGTTACCCCGGAGCCGCAGAATTGGACGCGGTCCTCACGCTCGAACGCCTCGAGCTACTTTACGACTCGGGCATTCTGGCTGAGTCCGACCGTGACACTCGCATTTTGGCCAATGAACCCTTGGCTCCCCTACCCACAGATATCGGTGTGCCAATGAGCTGCGACCACCGGAGGGTTCTGGCTACGGCGCTGGGACGCATTCGCGGCAAACTTGCATATCGCCCGGTGGTTTTCGAATTACTGCCAGGCGAGTTTACCTTGTTCCAGTTACAACAGGTTGCCGAAGCTTTGAGTGGCGCACACCTTCACAAGCAAAACTTTCGCCGTCTGGTCATGAACGCGGATCTGGTCGAGGCTATCGGTCGCACGGTAGCGGTAGGTCGCGGCCGACCCGCTGAATTATTTCGCTTTCGCCGTGAAGTACTGGGAGAAAAGCTTACCGTGGGTCTATCGCGGCCCACCCTGCGCGAAGAATAA
- the nadA gene encoding quinolinate synthase NadA — MPSNHTTEMVRNKVAPLYERVKKFIPEMEWPVHADHIAAINQLKKSRNAVILAHNYQTPEIFHCVADITGDSLALAQRAVDTDADVIVLAGVHFMAETAKLLNPGKTVLMPDLNAGCSLADSITAADVRKLREQYPGVPVVTYVNTSAEVKAECDICCTSGNAVAIVESLGSDKVIFVPDEYLAAYVAEHTDVEIISWKGHCEVHERFTAAEIDSFREGHAGLKVIAHPECPPDVLASADFVGSTAQMQDYVVNERPDKVLMLTECSMSDNVSISVEDVEFIRPCNLCPHMKRITLANIQQSLETLTPAVEIDESVAIRARAAVERMLAVGRSQLTKVAALSG, encoded by the coding sequence ATGCCAAGCAATCACACTACAGAGATGGTTCGAAACAAGGTGGCGCCGCTGTACGAACGCGTCAAGAAGTTTATTCCCGAAATGGAATGGCCCGTTCATGCCGACCACATTGCAGCGATCAATCAACTCAAGAAGTCTCGCAATGCGGTAATCCTTGCGCATAATTATCAGACTCCGGAAATTTTCCACTGTGTCGCCGATATCACCGGTGATTCCCTTGCACTGGCTCAGCGCGCGGTTGATACAGACGCGGATGTTATTGTCCTCGCCGGCGTTCACTTCATGGCCGAAACTGCCAAGCTTCTGAACCCTGGCAAGACTGTACTCATGCCTGATCTCAATGCGGGCTGTTCGCTTGCAGATTCGATCACAGCCGCCGACGTGCGCAAACTTCGCGAGCAATACCCGGGTGTGCCTGTCGTTACTTACGTAAATACCTCCGCCGAAGTGAAGGCGGAGTGCGACATCTGTTGTACTTCCGGCAATGCCGTTGCCATCGTGGAATCGCTGGGAAGCGACAAGGTCATCTTCGTGCCCGATGAGTACCTTGCCGCCTACGTTGCAGAGCACACCGACGTTGAGATTATTAGCTGGAAAGGACATTGCGAAGTGCACGAGCGATTTACGGCAGCTGAGATTGACTCATTTCGAGAAGGGCATGCCGGCCTGAAAGTAATCGCTCACCCCGAATGTCCGCCTGACGTTTTGGCCTCTGCCGATTTCGTTGGCTCCACCGCGCAAATGCAGGATTATGTGGTTAATGAACGCCCCGACAAGGTCTTGATGCTCACAGAGTGCTCCATGAGCGATAACGTGTCGATCAGCGTAGAGGACGTGGAGTTCATTCGCCCCTGCAATCTATGTCCGCACATGAAGCGCATCACCCTGGCGAATATTCAGCAATCACTGGAAACACTCACGCCGGCCGTCGAAATTGACGAGTCGGTGGCGATTCGGGCGCGCGCTGCTGTGGAACGGATGCTGGCTGTGGGTCGGTCTCAGTTGACTAAAGTTGCTGCTTTGTCCGGCTGA
- a CDS encoding LysR family transcriptional regulator substrate-binding protein, with product MQESRTNSCISPNRSHNRFESECLSTHRFRGYLKQSEDSNRFSQNVAIETVSAAALQPRHVLVRDEVDVAIVSSPDAQLQVDASRFLCRRLIHDEFVALLPTNHSKAGRPFLVAQDFVDETYITNSALPEKYREYELFFQPNSMYPERVVQVGFTGAIIELVAAGIGTNIDTRRIMASDTQNSKLAADEKRSPRTLVCNLFPQEGN from the coding sequence TTGCAAGAGTCGAGAACGAACTCATGCATCTCCCCGAATAGGTCGCACAATCGTTTCGAATCGGAATGCCTCAGTACGCATCGTTTTCGTGGTTACCTGAAGCAGTCAGAAGATTCGAATCGCTTTTCCCAAAACGTTGCAATAGAGACCGTCTCTGCAGCTGCATTACAGCCGCGACACGTCCTGGTGCGAGATGAAGTTGATGTCGCCATTGTCTCAAGCCCGGACGCACAGTTGCAGGTCGATGCGAGCCGGTTTCTATGTCGAAGGCTTATTCACGACGAATTTGTCGCGCTTTTGCCCACCAACCACAGCAAGGCCGGCCGACCGTTTCTCGTCGCCCAAGATTTTGTCGATGAGACCTACATTACTAACAGCGCGTTGCCAGAAAAGTACCGTGAGTACGAATTGTTTTTTCAACCGAACTCGATGTATCCGGAGCGAGTAGTTCAAGTGGGCTTCACAGGGGCAATTATTGAGCTCGTGGCAGCCGGGATCGGCACGAACATCGACACACGCCGGATCATGGCGTCCGACACGCAAAACAGCAAGCTTGCCGCTGACGAAAAAAGGTCTCCTCGTACATTGGTTTGCAATCTGTTCCCGCAGGAAGGAAATTGA
- a CDS encoding LysR family transcriptional regulator has protein sequence MLRSRFTIKHLEMVHAIDTAQSSTRGAEMLSISQPALSSRLRDAETALGTQLFIRRGRRLSISPAGQLLLRSARTVLEELARVENELMHLPE, from the coding sequence ATGTTGAGATCTCGTTTTACAATCAAACACTTGGAGATGGTGCACGCCATCGATACAGCACAATCATCTACTCGTGGGGCCGAAATGCTGAGTATCAGCCAACCGGCCCTCAGTAGCCGTCTGCGCGACGCTGAGACAGCTCTTGGAACGCAGCTGTTCATTCGCCGCGGTAGACGTCTGTCAATCTCGCCAGCAGGGCAACTGCTGCTGCGATCGGCAAGGACCGTCCTCGAGGAGCTTGCAAGAGTCGAGAACGAACTCATGCATCTCCCCGAATAG
- a CDS encoding 3-hydroxyanthranilate 3,4-dioxygenase, which produces MTKLKAFNFQNWIDEHRHLLKPPVGNQQVWEDTDMMVTVVGGPNQRTDFHDDPVEEFFYQLEGDMVLKVFEDGQFSDVIIREGDIFFLPAHVRHSPQRPVAGSVGLVIEPKRPDGWKDAFEWYCFECGALVYRVEVQLVSIVRDLPPLYEAFYKDEAARTCPECKAVHPGKVPPEGWVSIPPKVGS; this is translated from the coding sequence GTGACGAAGCTCAAGGCATTCAACTTTCAGAACTGGATCGACGAGCATCGACATTTGTTGAAGCCTCCAGTCGGAAATCAACAAGTCTGGGAAGACACCGACATGATGGTGACGGTGGTAGGCGGTCCGAATCAGCGCACCGACTTTCACGATGACCCCGTCGAGGAGTTCTTCTACCAGCTGGAAGGCGACATGGTCTTAAAGGTGTTTGAAGACGGTCAGTTTTCTGACGTCATTATTCGGGAGGGCGACATCTTTTTTCTTCCTGCTCACGTCAGGCACTCGCCGCAGCGACCCGTTGCAGGCAGCGTGGGTTTAGTGATTGAGCCTAAACGTCCCGACGGATGGAAAGATGCATTCGAATGGTACTGTTTTGAGTGTGGAGCCCTCGTCTACAGGGTCGAAGTGCAACTCGTGTCGATTGTTCGAGATCTGCCGCCGCTGTACGAAGCCTTCTACAAGGATGAAGCAGCGCGAACCTGCCCGGAGTGCAAGGCCGTGCACCCCGGAAAAGTACCTCCCGAAGGATGGGTGTCAATTCCGCCGAAAGTGGGGAGCTAA
- the kynU gene encoding kynureninase produces MQYQSSLEFAKAQDQKDPLRTYRDRFHFPSLGTAELAYFTGHSLGLQPKSVRAAVSLELDEWAKYGVEGHFHSTNPWYSYHERLTPAMAEIVGAKDSEVVCMNSLTTNIHLLFVSFYRPTASRYKIISEAKMFPSDRYMLETQVRFHGFDPDDAIIEVPPRAGESLIREEDILAAIESNADELAMVFFGGVNYLTGQLFDMQSLTKAAHAVGAIAGFDLAHAAGNVLLSLHEWDVDFAAWCSYKYLNSSPGNVGAIFVHERHGRNFDLPRFGGWWGHDKTTRFQMKNDFQPMEGADGWQLSNAPILGMSAAKASLDVFAEVGMAALRKKSEMLTGYLEYTVGLLADEFPDAEISVITPRDPDQRGCQLSIDIAGRERQLFDDMIAAGVIADFREPCIIRVAPVPLYNSFEDVFTFGKIMRKLLPK; encoded by the coding sequence ATGCAGTATCAGTCAAGCTTGGAGTTCGCGAAAGCGCAGGATCAAAAAGATCCGTTAAGAACGTATCGTGACCGTTTCCACTTCCCGTCACTTGGTACCGCCGAACTGGCATATTTCACCGGCCATTCGCTCGGGCTTCAGCCGAAGTCGGTTCGTGCTGCAGTTAGCCTGGAACTTGATGAATGGGCAAAGTACGGTGTGGAAGGGCATTTTCATTCAACGAATCCCTGGTACAGCTACCATGAGCGCTTGACGCCGGCTATGGCAGAAATTGTCGGCGCAAAAGACTCCGAAGTTGTCTGCATGAACTCTCTGACGACCAATATTCATCTGTTGTTCGTGTCGTTCTATCGGCCAACGGCGTCGCGCTATAAGATCATAAGCGAGGCGAAAATGTTTCCTTCCGATCGATACATGCTGGAAACGCAAGTTCGCTTTCACGGATTTGACCCGGATGATGCCATCATTGAGGTGCCACCGAGGGCAGGTGAGAGCCTGATTCGGGAAGAAGACATTCTCGCTGCTATTGAATCTAATGCGGATGAGTTAGCGATGGTGTTCTTCGGTGGCGTCAACTATTTAACGGGACAGTTGTTCGACATGCAGAGCTTGACCAAGGCGGCGCATGCAGTTGGCGCCATTGCCGGGTTCGATCTCGCCCATGCGGCGGGAAACGTGCTTTTGTCACTACACGAATGGGATGTTGACTTCGCGGCCTGGTGTTCCTACAAGTACTTGAATTCGAGTCCGGGCAATGTTGGGGCGATATTCGTTCACGAACGGCATGGTCGGAATTTTGACCTGCCACGTTTCGGTGGCTGGTGGGGGCACGACAAGACGACCCGCTTTCAGATGAAGAACGATTTTCAACCGATGGAGGGCGCGGATGGCTGGCAACTGAGTAATGCACCGATTCTCGGTATGTCCGCGGCGAAAGCGTCCCTCGATGTATTTGCCGAAGTTGGGATGGCCGCATTAAGAAAGAAGAGCGAAATGCTCACAGGCTACCTCGAATACACGGTGGGCCTGCTGGCAGATGAATTTCCGGATGCAGAAATCAGTGTCATAACGCCGCGTGATCCAGATCAACGTGGCTGTCAGCTATCAATCGATATTGCCGGACGCGAGCGCCAGCTATTTGATGACATGATTGCCGCTGGCGTCATCGCCGATTTTCGCGAGCCCTGCATCATTCGGGTAGCACCCGTACCGCTCTACAATTCGTTTGAAGACGTTTTCACGTTCGGCAAAATAATGCGTAAGCTACTGCCAAAGTGA